CCGCGGTGGAGGAGCTGCTGCGCTGGCTCAGCATCGTCCACTCCGGCACCGTCAAGACGACCACCACGGAGGTCGAGCTCTCCGGCCGGCGGATCGGGCCCGGCGAGCTGGTGATGTGCGCGCTGCCTGCCGCCAACCGCGATCCCGGGTTCCTGCCCGACCCGGAGGCGCTGGACATCACCAGGGGCGCACCCGGCCACGTGGCCTTCGGCCACGGTGTGCACCACTGCCTGGGGGCGCCGCTGGCGCGGATGGAGATGCGCATCGCCTTCCCCGCGCTGTTCAAGCGCTTCCCCGAGTTGCGCGCGATCGAGCCCGACGCGCACTTCCGCTCCTTCAGCGTCGTGTACGGTCTGTCGTCCCTGCGCGTCGCCTGGTGACCGCCACCGGACGGCCGTTCGCGGGCTGCTAGCGTTTGGCGTGTGCCAGAGCAGCGACATCGCGCCGATGCCCTGCGCAATTCCGACAGGATCGTCCGGGCGGCGATCGCGGCTCTGCGGGAGACCGGCGCGACCGTCTCCCTGGAGGAGATCGCCCGCCGGGCCGGTGTCGGGATCGCCACCGTCTATCGGCGGTTCGGCGACCGCGACGGGGTGATCCTGGCCTGTTTCGAGACGTACTTCGCCGAAGAGGTGGAGCCTCTCGCGCTGGCCGCCCGCGAGGCCGCCGACCCCGGCCGCGGGCTCACCGAGGCCCTCGCGGCCATCACCGACACGCTGGCCGCCCATCGGGCTTTGCTCACCGCCGCGCGGGAGGCCGGCGCGTTCACGGTCGCCGTCGCCGAGCGGTTCGCGGAGCCGCTCGGCGACGTGCTGGCCCGTGCCCAGCGGCGCGGGCTGGTCCGCGCAGATCTACAGGTCCGCGACCTGGCGGCGATCGTGGTGATGGCGCTGGCGACCGTCTACCGGGCCGACCACGACAGCGCCGACCACCGGCGCTACCTGGCGCTCCTCATGGACGGCATCCGCCCGTCGGCCGAGCCGCTCCC
This region of Streptosporangium sp. NBC_01495 genomic DNA includes:
- a CDS encoding TetR/AcrR family transcriptional regulator; its protein translation is MPEQRHRADALRNSDRIVRAAIAALRETGATVSLEEIARRAGVGIATVYRRFGDRDGVILACFETYFAEEVEPLALAAREAADPGRGLTEALAAITDTLAAHRALLTAAREAGAFTVAVAERFAEPLGDVLARAQRRGLVRADLQVRDLAAIVVMALATVYRADHDSADHRRYLALLMDGIRPSAEPLPRLSSPRRFGGEEDRAREEEPPAAERAVHPPKVAVERHPERSGHGRPPAG